Proteins from a single region of Runella sp. SP2:
- a CDS encoding carbohydrate binding family 9 domain-containing protein: MYFQKFTLYLAAIVLSSFASNAQEKSTGIGGAAYQEKYQHVIRKAKGEIKIDGDLSDLAWQGLEVSKNFASHWPQDNVPIKRDTEVRMTFDDKFLYVAAVCHDTNSHIIQTLKRDGDYWSSDAFGLILDPINERTNGFFFGVSVANAQFEDLLAFQTEEMTGSWDNKWYSQTKVYPTYWTVEMAIPFKTLRYDPSKTKWGVNFGRNDLKNNQYSTWTFIPVNFNGYDLGYTAALNWETPPPAVKGNASIVPYITGGTSHDHVAGTPTKGTFNGGLDAKISVTPSLNLDLTVNPDFSQVEVDRQVTNLTRFNIFFPERRTFFLENADLFGNYGIPPFRPFFSRAIGLDRNAQPLPILAGARLSGNLDKNWRVGLMSMQTAAKGEDPAQNFTAFSFNRKVLKRSLVKGYVLNRQGFMTENERLQNPMGEYGRNQGLEFNYSNTKGDLNVWTGYHWSQKPTVTNDNTAKQFGAGYFGRTVSFFVDYFGIGSNYYADMGFINRLENPTYIVDRFGKIQSDTTIRLGFHQVYSETQFNIRPKDSKVNNHAFGAENFFVWNPNGTLNEYTLGLTYDVQFQNASSFGLRFDHNDVRALFPFSFTDSDHALPSSRYVFNQVNATYSSDYRKKFYFTAAVRAGGFYNGTLQQYSLEMTYRAQPWGNFSMNFEQNDIKLPTLYGSDRLLLVSPRVEINFSTQLFWTTFLQFNTQRNNFNVNSRLQWRYKPMSDFFLVYTDNYYTDPLFRNKSRAIVFKLNYWLTL, translated from the coding sequence ATGTATTTTCAAAAATTTACTCTTTATCTCGCAGCTATTGTTCTTTCAAGTTTTGCCAGTAATGCCCAAGAAAAATCCACGGGCATCGGCGGAGCTGCTTACCAAGAGAAATACCAGCACGTTATCCGTAAAGCCAAAGGAGAAATAAAAATCGACGGAGATTTGTCGGATTTAGCCTGGCAGGGGCTAGAAGTTTCCAAAAATTTTGCCTCTCATTGGCCCCAAGACAACGTCCCCATCAAACGCGATACCGAGGTGCGGATGACCTTCGATGATAAGTTTTTGTACGTGGCAGCCGTATGCCACGATACAAATTCGCATATCATTCAAACCCTCAAACGCGACGGTGACTACTGGAGCTCAGATGCTTTTGGTCTCATTTTAGACCCTATCAACGAGCGTACCAATGGGTTCTTTTTTGGGGTAAGTGTAGCCAATGCGCAGTTTGAGGACTTATTGGCGTTTCAGACCGAAGAAATGACGGGAAGCTGGGACAATAAATGGTATTCACAAACAAAAGTCTATCCTACCTATTGGACGGTCGAAATGGCGATTCCTTTCAAAACCCTGCGCTATGACCCTTCCAAGACAAAGTGGGGCGTTAATTTTGGGCGAAATGACCTTAAAAATAATCAGTACTCTACGTGGACATTTATTCCTGTCAACTTCAACGGGTACGATTTGGGATATACGGCAGCACTTAATTGGGAAACGCCTCCGCCTGCGGTGAAGGGTAATGCGTCGATTGTGCCCTACATTACGGGTGGTACTTCCCACGACCACGTGGCAGGCACGCCCACCAAAGGTACCTTCAACGGGGGCTTGGATGCCAAAATTTCAGTAACACCTTCGCTCAATCTTGATTTGACGGTCAACCCTGATTTTTCCCAAGTAGAAGTGGATCGTCAAGTCACCAATTTGACGCGTTTCAACATTTTCTTTCCCGAACGACGAACGTTTTTCCTCGAAAATGCTGACCTTTTTGGCAACTACGGTATTCCTCCCTTTCGGCCTTTTTTCTCGCGTGCCATCGGGCTCGACCGCAACGCCCAGCCATTGCCGATATTGGCTGGAGCGCGTTTGAGTGGCAATTTGGACAAAAACTGGCGCGTCGGCCTCATGTCGATGCAAACGGCGGCTAAAGGGGAAGACCCCGCCCAAAATTTTACGGCTTTTTCGTTCAACCGAAAAGTACTAAAACGCTCATTGGTCAAGGGCTATGTGTTGAACCGTCAGGGTTTTATGACCGAAAACGAGCGCTTGCAAAACCCGATGGGGGAGTACGGACGAAATCAAGGATTGGAGTTTAATTACTCCAATACCAAAGGTGATTTGAATGTGTGGACGGGCTATCATTGGTCACAAAAACCCACCGTTACCAACGATAATACGGCCAAGCAATTTGGGGCGGGGTATTTTGGGCGTACGGTTAGTTTTTTTGTTGATTATTTTGGTATTGGAAGCAATTACTACGCCGATATGGGTTTCATCAACCGTCTCGAAAACCCAACTTATATTGTTGACCGCTTTGGGAAAATCCAGTCGGATACTACCATTCGTTTAGGGTTTCACCAAGTGTATAGCGAAACGCAGTTTAATATTCGTCCCAAAGACAGCAAAGTGAACAATCACGCATTTGGGGCTGAAAATTTCTTTGTTTGGAACCCGAACGGAACGCTCAACGAATACACCTTAGGCTTAACCTACGACGTTCAGTTTCAGAATGCGAGTTCGTTTGGCTTACGTTTTGATCACAACGACGTACGGGCGCTTTTCCCGTTTTCATTTACCGACAGCGACCACGCGTTGCCGTCGAGCAGGTATGTGTTTAATCAGGTTAATGCCACCTACAGCTCCGACTATCGGAAGAAGTTTTACTTTACGGCGGCGGTACGCGCGGGAGGGTTTTACAACGGCACGCTCCAGCAGTATTCGCTCGAAATGACGTACCGCGCCCAGCCTTGGGGAAATTTTTCGATGAATTTTGAGCAAAACGACATCAAATTGCCTACGCTATACGGTAGCGACCGTTTGTTGTTGGTTAGTCCAAGGGTAGAAATTAATTTTTCTACCCAACTGTTTTGGACAACGTTTTTACAGTTTAACACCCAACGCAACAACTTCAACGTCAACAGTCGTTTGCAGTGGCGTTACAAACCCATGTCCGACTTTTTCTTGGTTTATACCGACAACTACTACACCGATCCCCTTTTCAGGAATAAAAGCCGTGCCATTGTGTTTAAACTCAATTATTGGCTAACGCTTTAG
- a CDS encoding M4 family metallopeptidase, whose translation MKKYLYTFACLGGLFFSAHAQKDLKQPSRTSVTTTDELARKLGAQDVDNSMYLRNANPIEKAVIDGSAGQLNEFTALREGIRVVKDPSTGLPIYIEGRPKTMLKSARKASTSAEAKAFDYLSSVKGLLRIENPDQQFELKQIDTDELGQSHLRLQQFHKGVPVYGGEVVLHTNRDEVTTLNGKFFPTPTLANTVANLTLQAAEKVALDELAKTTVVRTMTFGEKKLLQYDKPKTELFVYHHVDQTTHLTYRIEIHPNFLEHWVCFVDAHTGEVLKKYNNLCSLDGPVKATASDLNNVSRSIDAYLHQNRYYLLDASRISPDGKAMFKASLSSLPDSPIGGILTIDAQNSSVDNENLNLAHITSSNNSWNNRTAVSAHFNAATAFEYFKTVHKRNSIDGKGGTIISIINMNDEKGAMDNAFWSDKLMVYGNGKSAFKPLAGGLDVAAHEMTHGVIQNSANLEYESQSGAINESMADVFATMVDRRNWTIGEDVVRTTVYTSGALRDLANPNQGGTRDNGYQPKNMNEYYTGTEDNGGVHINSGIPNWAFFKFATATSREKAEQVYYRALTLYLTRLSRFIDLRLAVVKAATDLYGASSAEVSAAKAAFDAVGIIDAGSNSSTPTNQTLPTNPGEDFLLMYATGDKKLYNAPVNLSKFTPLVTAAIAHKPSVTDDGKFAYYVTTNDKFIKAINLQGTVTETVISNEAIWENVAVSKNGEALAAITVNQDKSLWIYSYTKKAWKKFTLYNPTSAQNVQSSQVKYADSFEWDATGEYIIYDAYNEIATAGIAAGTNSGKIGYWDVGIIKVWDNAKSDFGPGTINKLISNLEKGESIGNPTFSKNSPNIVAFDYIDPDGNNYIIGANIDRGELAGIVENNTIGYPEYSKTDVKMVFNTLASGRDDVGIIDLNTDKISPKGSSTSFVRNAKWMVWYGVGTRTLPKKQAQTINVSAIADRTTKDTPFGISATATSQLPVGFSLASGPAELSGSTVTLTGTTGTVQIVAYQTGNSAFYAAPNVTISFRVNPAPVILSVPTTTTQVIAYPNPTMNLLTIKVPSNVVIEDIRMTTTNGMTLLNQTPRSNNAQVDMSQFSQGTYLLHIKTNEGSETQKVIKQN comes from the coding sequence ATGAAAAAATATTTATACACGTTCGCTTGTTTGGGAGGGCTGTTTTTTTCGGCACATGCCCAAAAGGACTTAAAACAACCGTCACGAACTTCTGTGACGACCACCGACGAGCTAGCGCGTAAGCTAGGTGCGCAAGATGTGGACAATTCGATGTATCTGCGAAACGCTAATCCCATTGAAAAGGCGGTTATCGACGGCAGTGCAGGTCAACTAAATGAGTTTACAGCACTACGTGAGGGGATTCGGGTTGTGAAAGACCCTTCAACGGGTTTGCCCATTTATATCGAAGGTCGCCCCAAAACGATGCTAAAATCGGCGCGAAAGGCCAGTACGTCGGCCGAAGCCAAAGCGTTTGATTATTTGTCGTCGGTCAAAGGATTATTGCGCATAGAAAATCCTGACCAACAATTTGAATTAAAACAAATTGATACCGATGAGTTGGGACAAAGCCACCTCCGTTTACAACAATTTCACAAAGGTGTGCCTGTATATGGCGGCGAGGTAGTGCTTCATACCAACCGCGACGAAGTAACGACGCTCAACGGTAAGTTTTTTCCAACACCTACCTTGGCAAATACCGTGGCAAACCTAACCCTGCAAGCCGCTGAGAAAGTGGCTTTGGACGAACTAGCCAAAACAACGGTAGTGCGCACCATGACCTTTGGCGAGAAAAAGCTTTTGCAGTACGACAAGCCCAAAACTGAGCTTTTTGTCTATCATCATGTTGACCAAACAACGCACCTCACCTACCGCATTGAGATCCACCCCAACTTTTTGGAGCATTGGGTGTGTTTTGTAGATGCCCACACGGGAGAAGTCTTGAAAAAATACAATAATCTATGCTCGCTCGATGGCCCCGTAAAAGCCACCGCCTCTGACCTTAACAACGTCAGTCGGTCGATTGATGCGTATTTACACCAAAATCGTTATTATTTATTGGATGCAAGTCGGATTAGTCCCGACGGTAAAGCCATGTTTAAAGCCTCCCTTTCGTCCTTGCCCGACAGTCCGATTGGGGGTATATTGACCATCGACGCACAAAATTCATCCGTCGATAATGAAAACCTCAACTTAGCCCACATTACTTCTTCCAACAATTCTTGGAACAACAGAACGGCGGTATCGGCGCATTTCAATGCCGCTACAGCTTTTGAATATTTTAAGACGGTTCATAAACGAAATTCCATTGACGGAAAAGGCGGAACGATTATTTCTATCATCAACATGAACGACGAAAAAGGGGCGATGGACAATGCCTTTTGGAGTGATAAACTGATGGTGTACGGAAATGGAAAATCGGCGTTTAAACCACTGGCGGGCGGACTTGACGTAGCGGCGCACGAAATGACGCACGGCGTGATTCAAAACTCAGCCAATTTGGAATACGAGTCGCAATCAGGAGCAATCAATGAGTCGATGGCTGATGTATTTGCTACAATGGTGGATCGCCGTAACTGGACGATTGGGGAGGATGTAGTGCGAACAACCGTTTATACCTCAGGTGCTTTACGAGATTTGGCCAACCCCAACCAAGGCGGAACGCGTGACAACGGCTACCAGCCCAAAAACATGAACGAGTACTACACAGGCACGGAAGACAACGGCGGCGTACACATCAACTCGGGGATTCCAAACTGGGCTTTTTTCAAATTTGCCACCGCTACTTCCCGCGAAAAAGCTGAACAGGTTTATTACCGCGCCCTCACACTTTACCTGACTCGTTTATCACGTTTTATTGATTTACGTTTGGCGGTGGTTAAAGCTGCTACCGATTTGTACGGTGCCTCTAGCGCGGAAGTTTCTGCCGCCAAGGCTGCGTTTGATGCAGTAGGAATTATCGATGCTGGTAGTAATTCATCGACGCCAACCAACCAAACGCTTCCCACCAACCCAGGGGAAGACTTTTTGTTGATGTATGCTACGGGCGATAAAAAACTGTACAACGCACCTGTCAATTTATCGAAATTTACTCCTTTGGTAACGGCCGCTATCGCTCACAAACCAAGCGTAACCGACGATGGGAAGTTTGCTTACTACGTAACGACCAACGATAAGTTTATCAAGGCCATTAATTTACAGGGAACCGTAACAGAAACTGTGATTTCAAACGAGGCGATTTGGGAAAACGTAGCCGTATCCAAAAATGGTGAAGCACTGGCCGCCATTACGGTCAACCAAGACAAATCTCTTTGGATATACAGCTATACCAAAAAAGCGTGGAAGAAGTTTACCCTTTACAACCCCACTTCCGCCCAAAACGTCCAAAGCTCACAAGTAAAATACGCCGACTCATTTGAGTGGGATGCCACGGGCGAATACATCATTTACGATGCCTACAACGAAATCGCAACTGCGGGCATTGCGGCGGGTACCAACAGCGGAAAAATTGGCTATTGGGACGTAGGAATTATCAAAGTGTGGGACAATGCCAAAAGCGATTTTGGCCCTGGCACCATCAATAAGCTTATTTCTAACCTAGAAAAAGGCGAAAGCATTGGTAACCCGACGTTTTCTAAAAATAGCCCAAACATTGTCGCGTTTGACTACATTGACCCCGATGGAAATAATTACATCATTGGAGCGAACATCGACCGTGGCGAACTCGCGGGTATCGTCGAAAATAATACCATTGGGTATCCTGAATATTCTAAAACCGACGTTAAAATGGTGTTCAATACCCTCGCCAGCGGTCGCGACGATGTGGGAATTATTGACTTAAATACCGACAAAATTAGCCCAAAAGGAAGTTCTACCTCTTTTGTCAGAAATGCCAAATGGATGGTATGGTACGGAGTCGGAACGCGTACGCTGCCCAAGAAACAAGCACAGACGATTAACGTTTCGGCCATTGCCGATAGGACGACCAAAGATACGCCGTTTGGCATCAGCGCGACGGCGACCTCTCAGCTACCCGTCGGCTTTAGTTTGGCGTCGGGGCCTGCCGAGCTTTCGGGAAGTACAGTGACATTGACAGGAACAACAGGAACGGTGCAGATTGTAGCCTACCAAACTGGAAACTCGGCGTTTTATGCCGCCCCCAACGTCACTATTTCGTTCCGCGTAAACCCCGCTCCTGTGATTTTATCGGTGCCTACGACCACAACGCAAGTTATAGCATACCCGAACCCGACGATGAATTTGTTGACGATAAAAGTGCCTAGCAATGTCGTCATTGAGGACATTCGGATGACAACCACCAACGGAATGACCCTACTCAATCAAACACCGCGTAGTAATAACGCTCAGGTGGACATGAGTCAATTCTCACAAGGCACGTATTTGCTGCACATCAAAACCAACGAAGGCTCCGAAACGCAGAAAGTGATTAAACAGAACTAA
- a CDS encoding peroxiredoxin, producing the protein MKKTVVSLFAFLLSLSAFSQTSIPKSTWRAALLRGHNEVVFGLEITPKANGRYEAIVINGAERLPMDEAYLEGDSLHIPMLIFDSDLVVKVAGNQMKGSWKKNRNGTWVSVLPFKADKGKIYHFAKKPQATSHNVSGKYATYFQRPERKDSSFAVGILEQKGSKLAGTFLTPTGDYRYLAGDIVGDSLFMSCYDGSHAFLFRAAILPNGKIRGGMWSGISGYQPFTSTRDDKAALPPPTALTYLKPGYETLDFSFPDTKGNKISLKDEKYKGKVVVLQLSGTWCPNCMDETKFMVPWYKKNASRGVEILGLMFERSPDMKVSGPKIDFMAKRFGVPYPLVLAGTNDANAGQALPALNKVAGYPTTIFIDKKGRVREIHTGFSGPGTGKYYDQFIEEFNALISKLLAE; encoded by the coding sequence ATGAAAAAAACAGTAGTTAGCCTTTTTGCCTTTTTGCTCTCACTTTCCGCGTTTTCACAAACTTCTATTCCCAAAAGTACGTGGCGGGCAGCGCTCCTTCGAGGGCATAACGAAGTAGTATTTGGCCTTGAAATTACGCCCAAAGCCAATGGTCGCTACGAAGCAATCGTCATCAACGGAGCTGAACGACTTCCAATGGACGAAGCCTACTTAGAGGGCGATTCGTTGCACATTCCGATGCTCATCTTTGATTCGGATTTGGTCGTCAAAGTAGCTGGTAATCAAATGAAAGGTTCGTGGAAGAAAAACCGAAATGGTACGTGGGTGTCGGTGTTGCCTTTCAAAGCAGATAAAGGAAAAATATATCATTTTGCCAAAAAACCACAAGCGACTTCGCACAACGTATCGGGCAAATACGCTACTTATTTCCAACGCCCTGAACGCAAAGATTCGTCGTTTGCAGTAGGGATTTTGGAACAAAAAGGAAGCAAATTGGCAGGAACGTTTTTAACCCCAACGGGTGATTATCGTTATTTGGCGGGCGACATTGTGGGCGATAGCTTGTTTATGTCTTGCTACGATGGTTCGCACGCGTTTTTGTTTCGGGCAGCCATTTTGCCTAATGGTAAAATTCGCGGAGGAATGTGGTCGGGTATATCGGGTTATCAACCGTTTACCTCTACCCGCGACGACAAGGCGGCTTTGCCTCCTCCAACGGCACTTACCTACCTAAAACCTGGCTACGAAACCCTCGATTTTTCATTTCCCGATACGAAAGGAAACAAAATTTCCCTCAAAGACGAGAAATACAAAGGCAAAGTAGTAGTACTGCAACTGTCGGGAACATGGTGCCCCAACTGCATGGACGAAACGAAGTTTATGGTGCCTTGGTACAAAAAGAACGCCTCACGCGGGGTTGAAATCTTAGGATTGATGTTTGAACGCTCGCCCGACATGAAAGTGTCAGGACCCAAAATCGACTTCATGGCCAAGCGTTTTGGCGTGCCCTATCCGCTCGTATTGGCAGGAACCAACGATGCCAACGCGGGACAAGCATTGCCAGCCCTTAACAAAGTGGCGGGGTACCCAACCACCATTTTTATTGATAAAAAAGGCCGCGTTCGCGAAATCCATACGGGCTTCTCGGGGCCAGGGACTGGCAAGTACTACGACCAATTTATCGAAGAGTTCAATGCACTGATTAGCAAACTATTGGCCGAATAA
- a CDS encoding MFS transporter encodes MSQKEKLLLFVLACLNFTHIMDFMIMMPLGPQLMRHFSISPQEFALLVSAYSFSAGLSGFMVAFIADRFPRKQIMLIAYIGFVVGTLACAMAPTFWLLMAARTLAGVFGGVLGAQVMSIVGDVFEYERRARAMGVVMTAFSVASVVGVPLGLYLATEFSWHAPFWFVGILGVVVIGLIWMYVPRLDGHLKERTQTKHHPLEAVTHILQDSNQLRALLLTSVIMLGHFSIIPFISPYLTINAGFGENQLYLIYAVGGALTLFTSPQVGKLADRKGKYPVFVVFALLSTLPMWLITNMWTNSLVIVLGTAAIFFVFSNGRLVPTQAMTSSVVLPQQRGSFMAINSSLQLLMQAVAVYLAGIVIQKAPDGKLLHYDWVGYGAMILITLSVFIARTVKPVEAV; translated from the coding sequence GTGTCTCAAAAAGAAAAATTACTCCTGTTTGTGTTGGCGTGTTTGAATTTCACGCACATCATGGACTTTATGATAATGATGCCGCTCGGGCCACAACTGATGCGGCATTTTTCTATCTCTCCGCAAGAATTTGCGCTATTGGTATCTGCGTATAGCTTTAGCGCGGGTTTGTCGGGTTTTATGGTGGCATTCATTGCCGACCGCTTCCCGCGCAAGCAAATCATGCTTATAGCCTACATCGGGTTTGTTGTCGGGACGCTGGCTTGTGCGATGGCACCCACGTTTTGGCTGCTGATGGCCGCCCGAACGCTGGCGGGTGTTTTTGGAGGTGTACTTGGCGCACAAGTGATGTCGATTGTGGGCGATGTGTTTGAATACGAACGCCGCGCGCGGGCCATGGGCGTCGTAATGACGGCTTTTTCGGTAGCGTCAGTGGTCGGTGTTCCGTTGGGACTGTATTTAGCGACGGAGTTTAGCTGGCACGCCCCTTTTTGGTTTGTGGGAATACTTGGAGTAGTCGTGATTGGGTTGATATGGATGTACGTGCCGCGGTTGGACGGTCATTTGAAAGAACGTACCCAAACGAAGCATCACCCGTTGGAAGCGGTAACGCATATTTTGCAAGATTCCAATCAACTGCGCGCATTACTGTTGACGAGCGTAATTATGCTCGGTCACTTCAGCATCATACCTTTTATTTCACCCTATTTGACCATCAATGCAGGTTTTGGTGAAAACCAACTGTACTTAATTTACGCAGTAGGCGGAGCATTGACACTCTTTACTTCTCCCCAAGTTGGAAAACTCGCTGACCGCAAAGGGAAATACCCCGTTTTTGTGGTGTTTGCGCTGTTATCGACCTTGCCAATGTGGCTTATAACCAACATGTGGACCAATAGCCTCGTGATTGTGTTGGGGACGGCCGCGATATTCTTTGTTTTTTCAAACGGACGTTTAGTACCTACGCAAGCCATGACGTCGTCGGTGGTATTACCGCAGCAAAGAGGAAGTTTTATGGCGATTAATTCTTCGTTGCAGCTGTTGATGCAGGCCGTAGCGGTGTATTTGGCTGGCATTGTCATTCAGAAAGCCCCCGACGGAAAGCTCTTGCATTACGACTGGGTAGGCTACGGGGCAATGATTCTCATCACGTTGAGTGTCTTCATCGCCCGCACTGTCAAGCCTGTGGAGGCAGTGTAA
- a CDS encoding Gfo/Idh/MocA family protein — protein MNQKDSKNVARREFLKGSAVAAASFMIVPRHVLGKGYTAPSDKLNIAAIGCGGKADYNIQQAYNNGSDNIVALCDVDDRQAKKYREKFPNAPYYKDYRTMLDKEAKNIDAVIVTTPDHMHYVIGSAAMQLGKHIYLEKPLTHDIWEARMLTQLAQEKKLVTQMGNQGSSGKGTRQTEAIVQSGMIGEVHTVEVWTDRPVWPQGVKSPRDKKETMPIPAEVDWDLWLGTAPYREYHEAYMPFRWRGYWDFGTGALGDMGCHFMDVPFRTLKLSYPTSVECSASSVYSDFFREAFFEDIGPQATSVHLKFPHPSSKKFSELSLSWYDGGIKPKLPEGCDYEKVFADNDGGVMFIGTKGVLACELFGENPKLFVKGQLQDVKFPTPTRPLVEGDTAGHQQQWVKACKAGYGTYTSSSFAEAGPLTEIVLMGNLAVRSYLYRENGKFTGRKKLLWDGQNMKITNFDPANAFVKRQYRDGWK, from the coding sequence ATGAACCAAAAAGACAGCAAAAACGTCGCTCGTCGCGAATTTTTGAAAGGTAGCGCAGTAGCAGCCGCCAGTTTCATGATTGTGCCACGGCACGTATTAGGCAAAGGCTATACCGCCCCCAGCGACAAGCTCAATATCGCGGCCATAGGCTGTGGTGGAAAAGCTGATTATAACATCCAACAAGCCTACAACAACGGCTCCGATAACATCGTGGCGCTCTGCGACGTCGATGACCGTCAAGCCAAAAAATACCGCGAAAAATTCCCCAACGCACCCTATTACAAAGATTACCGCACAATGTTGGACAAAGAAGCCAAAAACATCGACGCGGTGATTGTCACTACCCCCGATCACATGCACTACGTCATTGGTAGTGCGGCGATGCAATTGGGCAAACATATTTACCTCGAAAAGCCTCTCACCCACGACATTTGGGAGGCACGAATGCTCACGCAACTTGCGCAAGAGAAAAAACTCGTGACCCAAATGGGAAACCAAGGGAGTAGCGGCAAAGGCACGCGCCAAACCGAAGCGATTGTACAATCGGGGATGATTGGAGAAGTACATACGGTAGAGGTGTGGACTGACCGACCCGTTTGGCCACAAGGAGTAAAATCTCCGCGCGACAAAAAAGAAACCATGCCCATTCCTGCCGAAGTTGACTGGGATTTGTGGCTTGGTACTGCTCCTTACCGCGAATACCACGAAGCCTACATGCCGTTCCGTTGGCGCGGCTACTGGGATTTTGGCACAGGGGCACTAGGTGATATGGGTTGCCACTTTATGGATGTGCCGTTCCGAACGTTAAAATTGAGCTATCCTACATCGGTCGAATGTTCGGCGAGTTCGGTATATAGCGACTTTTTCCGCGAAGCATTTTTTGAAGATATTGGGCCTCAAGCCACTTCGGTTCACCTCAAATTCCCGCATCCAAGTTCTAAGAAATTTTCAGAATTGAGCCTTTCTTGGTACGACGGGGGTATCAAACCCAAACTCCCCGAGGGCTGCGATTATGAAAAAGTATTTGCCGACAACGACGGCGGTGTGATGTTTATCGGAACCAAAGGGGTATTGGCTTGTGAGCTTTTTGGCGAAAACCCTAAATTATTTGTCAAGGGACAGCTGCAAGACGTGAAATTCCCTACTCCGACCCGCCCACTTGTGGAAGGAGATACCGCAGGCCACCAACAACAGTGGGTCAAAGCGTGCAAAGCAGGTTATGGTACTTACACCAGCTCGTCGTTTGCCGAGGCAGGGCCGCTCACCGAAATTGTATTAATGGGAAATTTGGCCGTTCGTAGCTATCTCTACCGTGAAAATGGCAAGTTTACGGGTCGTAAAAAACTACTTTGGGATGGTCAAAACATGAAAATTACCAACTTCGACCCTGCCAATGCGTTTGTAAAACGCCAGTATCGGGACGGATGGAAATAG
- a CDS encoding ABC transporter ATP-binding protein, which produces MHLLIDQLGKRFNREWIFRNFSHTLQSGKSYTFVGPNGSGKSTLLQVLSGATPCSEGKINYIIDNQTIEEDKWYKQLVIAAPYLELIEEFTLTELLNFHAGFKPFKPSISQAQIIEQLELTASKDKAIKYFSSGMKQRLKLALAFYSDVPVVMLDEPTSNLDARWSAWYLEKVQQLVSNQLVLICSNVPAEYDFCDEVINVADYKS; this is translated from the coding sequence ATGCACCTCCTCATCGACCAACTTGGCAAGCGTTTCAACCGCGAATGGATTTTTAGAAACTTCAGCCACACCCTTCAAAGCGGCAAAAGTTATACGTTTGTGGGGCCCAACGGCAGCGGAAAATCGACACTTCTCCAAGTACTTTCGGGCGCGACTCCTTGTAGCGAAGGAAAAATAAACTACATTATTGACAATCAAACGATTGAAGAAGATAAGTGGTACAAGCAGTTGGTCATTGCCGCACCTTACCTCGAACTCATCGAAGAGTTTACGCTTACCGAACTCCTGAACTTTCACGCGGGGTTTAAGCCCTTCAAGCCGTCGATTTCGCAAGCCCAAATCATCGAACAACTTGAACTGACAGCCTCGAAAGACAAGGCCATCAAATATTTCTCGTCGGGAATGAAGCAACGCCTGAAACTTGCCTTGGCTTTTTACTCGGACGTACCCGTGGTCATGCTCGACGAGCCAACTTCTAACCTTGATGCGCGCTGGTCGGCTTGGTATTTGGAAAAAGTGCAACAGCTTGTCTCTAATCAACTGGTTCTTATTTGTTCCAACGTTCCTGCTGAATACGATTTTTGCGACGAAGTCATCAACGTGGCTGATTATAAGTCCTAA
- a CDS encoding sugar phosphate isomerase/epimerase: MNRRQFIGTTLVGSTLAPSAFSSVAAPVVASPKIFVFSKMFQWIEDYDQLAETIAGIGFDGLDLTVRPGGHVLPERVEEDLPKAVAAFKKHKLEIPMMVTTILDADAQSERILKTAKSLGIKHYRMGWYPYDLKKDIASQSAAIGQRIKAVSALNEKYGAVGHYQNHSGNYFGASLWDFHQQLQGITSQAIGCQYDINHATAEAGGSWETGLHLIAPHIKSLAIKDFYWRKNNDKWGKLGCPLGEGVVNWKRYFEIWKQYNFQVPITMHYEYPLGGAENGAKKLSIPSQDLITAMKKDLVLFKEWVGKV; encoded by the coding sequence ATGAATCGTCGTCAATTTATCGGAACCACGCTCGTTGGAAGTACCCTTGCTCCGTCGGCTTTTAGTTCGGTGGCAGCACCCGTGGTGGCTTCGCCTAAAATCTTTGTTTTCTCCAAAATGTTCCAATGGATTGAGGACTATGACCAACTGGCCGAAACGATTGCGGGGATTGGCTTCGACGGGCTTGACCTCACCGTTCGTCCTGGGGGGCACGTCTTACCCGAACGCGTAGAAGAAGATTTGCCCAAAGCAGTGGCTGCTTTCAAAAAGCATAAACTTGAAATTCCGATGATGGTGACCACGATTTTGGACGCCGATGCGCAATCGGAACGCATTCTCAAAACGGCCAAATCTCTTGGAATCAAGCATTATCGTATGGGCTGGTATCCTTACGACCTCAAAAAAGACATTGCTTCCCAAAGTGCCGCTATCGGTCAACGAATCAAAGCTGTGTCAGCGCTCAACGAAAAATACGGCGCTGTAGGTCATTATCAAAACCACTCAGGAAACTATTTTGGGGCGTCGTTATGGGATTTTCATCAGCAACTTCAAGGAATTACTTCCCAAGCTATTGGCTGTCAGTACGATATCAATCACGCGACTGCCGAAGCAGGTGGGTCTTGGGAAACGGGACTGCACTTGATTGCTCCTCACATCAAGTCGCTGGCCATTAAGGATTTTTATTGGAGAAAAAACAATGACAAATGGGGTAAACTCGGTTGTCCGCTGGGTGAAGGAGTAGTCAACTGGAAACGATATTTTGAAATTTGGAAGCAGTACAATTTTCAAGTACCCATTACGATGCACTACGAGTACCCGCTCGGTGGAGCAGAAAATGGGGCAAAAAAACTCAGTATTCCGTCGCAAGACCTCATCACTGCGATGAAGAAAGACTTGGTATTATTTAAAGAATGGGTTGGAAAGGTCTAG